A single genomic interval of Pyrus communis chromosome 5, drPyrComm1.1, whole genome shotgun sequence harbors:
- the LOC137734865 gene encoding U-box domain-containing protein 62-like, whose amino-acid sequence MSSEELGLVRTQNGLNSPLVFQDENLRFNCGAPQQRRVVDAGPKTRELTGFIDDRFFAPQSSDFRRSMYSENPDRRDQPEPRNWNSNGADTTPSAEGSDEDDDDDEDDDEGDGGLVGVESRNKGIAGNNGSNGEDKMGNGKVKHHQQQHHSSFGGTLIVGSSRQVLVKEHSTGQQIVNINTRASPSDNHSNAQQGRLGNYHNAVTVAEPDGDMYYSQYLQGSEGSGSAPKDLVVENGCGFSGRKDVMYSSESGDSLRAILSDPVTGSLMDDAVILPCGHSFGGGGIQHVISMKACYSCSLSISEDSIAPNLSLRAAVQAFQREEELQFYRSTKRRRERFDQEKGGCGDLVFMDSPRGRGVQFPFAVTDRVIIKGNKRTPQRFVGREAVVTTQCLNGWYVVKTLDNAESVKLQYRSLAKVSNDPTSKPMSSKMAPNWL is encoded by the exons ATGTCCTCCGAAGAATTGGGTCTGGTTCGGACCCAGAACGGGCTCAACTCTCCGCTCGTGTTCCAAGACGAGAACTTGCGCTTCAATTGCGGAGCTCCGCAGCAGCGCCGGGTCGTGGACGCGGGTCCAAAGACCAGAGAGCTCACCGGCTTCATCGACGACCGGTTCTTCGCGCCACAGAGCTCGGACTTCCGGCGAAGTATGTATAGCGAGAACCCGGACCGGCGGGACCAGCCCGAGCCGCGAAACTGGAACTCGAACGGAGCTGATACGACGCCGAGTGCCGAAGGATCGGATGAGGACGACGATGACGACGAAGACGATGATGAAGGAGATGGCGGGCTTGTCGGAGTGGAGAGCAGAAACAAGGGCATTGCTGGTAATAATGGGAGTAATGGGGAGGACAAAATGGGAAATGGGAAAGTTAAGCATCACCAGCAACAACACCATTCTTCTTTTG GTGGGACACTGATAGTAGGATCAAGTAGACAAGTGTTGGTGAAAGAACATAGTACTGGGCAGCAAATAGTGAACATCAACACAAGGGCTAGTCCCAGTGATAATCACAGTAATGCTCAGCAAGGAAGGCTTGGGAATTATCACAATGCCGTCACGGTCGCCGAGCCGGACGGTGACATGTATTACTCTCAGTATTTGCAGGGCTCTGAGGGGTCTGGTTCTGCTCCGAAGGATTTGGTTGTGGAAAATGGTTGTGGGTTTAGTGGAAGAAAGGATGTTATGTACTCAAGCGAGTCGGGAGACTCTTTGAGGGCCATTCTCTCTGATCCCGTGAC GGGATCTCTGATGGATGACGCGGTGATATTGCCTTGTGGACATTCCTTTGGAGGTGGTGGAATTCAGCATGTTATTAGCATG AAAGCTTGCTACAGTTGTTCTCTGTCGATTTCAGAAGACTCAATTGCTCCGAATCTTT CTCTTCGAGCTGCTGTGCAGGCATTCCAACGGGAAGAAGAGTTGCAGTTTTATCGCTCaaccaaaagaagaagagaaaggttTGACCAG GAAAAGGGTGGCTGTGGTGATTTAGTTTTCATGGATTCTCCAAGGGGTAGAGGTGTTCAATTTCCGTTTGCTGTGACTGACAGAGTTATTATAAAG GGGAATAAGAGGACACCACAACGCTTTGTCGGACGCGAGGCTGTTGTGACAACGCAATGCTTAAACGGATG G